ATCAAAGTACCTTCACTGAAGTTCCGTAAGAAACGAAATTAAGCAAGACAGAAGTTTCCACAATACCTATAAATCTACACTACAGATTAACGGATTAAAATTCCCATCAGCTCGAATACATTAAAATAAAGTACCTAACACCCGCATCGCCGACGATGCCGATAGCCATGCCAGCAGAGAGACCGGCGAGGCCGCAAGCAAGACCAGAGGAAAGATGAGCGTAACCATCAAAAAGGTAATAAGATTTAGCCTTCGGGTTAATCCCCGTACTAATAATCACAGCAATAATCAAACCATAAATACCCAAAACTCCAGCCATAACCACCGGAACAATCGACTTCATCACCAATTCCGGCCTCATCACTCCCATTGACGCCACACCAACCCCGCTCTTCGCCGTTCCGTAGGCGGCTCCCATACCTaattaacaaaaacaaaagacaaTCCAATGAAGATCCATAAAAAGAGAGATGTGATCAATTGCATAGAAAAAAATGTTCTTACAGGAGAAAACCAGGGCCGCAGCGGCGCCGAGAAAGCCAAAGAAGGGTGCCGTTTCATCACCACTGAACGTTGACGACATTTTTTCCGGTTTGGACAGGGAAGAAGAGGATCTCCGATCAGATCAGATctgaagctttttttttttttttttttttctcctctccctGATTTTGAGATACCCAACTCTTTTGTTTTCGCCCTTTCTTATGTCTTTTGATTCTATAAAATCTCTCCACGTTATCTGGAATATCGAATAGGAAGACGAAAAGCAAAACCTTTATACCTAAATTTTAGAGATAAATCTAtcttttttttcaatgaaaaaataatgtttttttttttaagaaaaaaagaaaaatatttttaaaaaataagtataacTCAACTCACATAAAAGTATATCTTATCAAGTTCGAAATTAGagatttgatttatatgttatCAGAGAAAACATAGATTCAAGGagttttttctattattaacgtgatactttctttttatttattattatagattttattctcaTCTTTTGAACATATGAGAACTAATAATTATGAAGTTATAAATTAGAGCAATCTCTCTCTCAAGTACACAAAGATGAAgtgtaaaactaaaaataatctTCGTTTGTAGTGGCAAATGGATTGACCTAACAATCATGAGTGCaagtgaaattttgaatatCCAATCTTTTAACGGATATAAATGTTTACCATTTTAACTTATGTGAAGTCAATTCGTCTCTCAAATGCTTTGATAGTTGATTAGTGAAAGTAATTAAATAGTaacattaacttttttttttttcaaggaaacatagaaattaagttggttattaaaataattgacCTTCCTTATCGACGAGAGAAATTGACTTGACGCCCAAAAAGACGGgattttttcaactttcagtaGTTAACCAGTATTTACAGCAATTTCACCTTTCGGATGTAA
This genomic window from Benincasa hispida cultivar B227 chromosome 4, ASM972705v1, whole genome shotgun sequence contains:
- the LOC120075971 gene encoding V-type proton ATPase 16 kDa proteolipid subunit, whose translation is MSSTFSGDETAPFFGFLGAAAALVFSCMGAAYGTAKSGVGVASMGVMRPELVMKSIVPVVMAGVLGIYGLIIAVIISTGINPKAKSYYLFDGYAHLSSGLACGLAGLSAGMAIGIVGDAGVRANAQQPKLFVGMILILIFAEALALYGLIVGIILSSRAGQSRAD